Proteins encoded within one genomic window of Candidatus Binatia bacterium:
- a CDS encoding ATP-dependent Clp protease ATP-binding subunit ClpA has product MRISRELEISLTRAVTEAQRRRHEFLCVEHLLWALLDDADVADIIRHCGGDVDALRRRLEKFLDEKVEKLPEGVQAPPKQTIGFQRVIQRAAVQVQSSGKEEILGRNVLVAIFREPDCHAAYFLEEQGITRLDVISYISHGISKIPTEEPATGGVEEDEEVESGERRARLRDPLAVFTTDLTARAAEGKLDPLIGREAELERTIRVLCRRQKNNPVFVGEPGVGKTALAEGLALRIVRGEVPEKLKDARIYALDMGALLAGTRFRGDFEERLKGVIAALRNKPGSILFIDEIHTVVGAGATSGGSLDASNILKPALASGEIRCIGATTYNDYKSYFERDRALARRFQKIEVLEPSVEDTVEILKGLKSRYEQHHGVTYSREAVRAAAELAARYVNDRFLPDKAIDVLDEAGAIAQMQTGAQKRKTVRVRDIEHVVAAMARIPPRSVSVSDRERLQTLERDLKLTVFGQDPAIETLASAIKLARAGLGQPTKPVGCFLFAGPTGVGKTELAKQLASALGIEFLRFDMSEYMEAHTVSRLIGAPPGYVGFDQGGLLTDAIRKSPHAVLLLDEIEKAHPNLFNILLQVMDHATLTDNNGRKADFRNVILIMTTNAGAQEMASHAIGFGERSTADRAGKAIERLFSPEFRNRLDAIIHFSPLSMEVIERVVDKFIMELDTQLNERKVFLQITPAARRYLAEKGYDPTFGARPMARLIQTEVKRVLADEILFGRLQSGGRVEIDARDGKLVFQYAPLDAREEPSRADRQEATS; this is encoded by the coding sequence ATGAGGATCAGCCGCGAGCTCGAAATCAGCCTCACCCGGGCCGTCACCGAAGCGCAGAGGCGGCGGCACGAGTTTCTCTGCGTCGAGCATCTCCTCTGGGCGCTCCTCGACGATGCGGACGTCGCCGACATCATCCGGCACTGCGGGGGCGACGTGGACGCGCTCCGGCGACGGCTCGAGAAGTTCCTCGACGAGAAGGTCGAGAAACTGCCCGAAGGGGTGCAGGCTCCACCCAAGCAGACGATCGGGTTCCAGCGCGTCATCCAGCGTGCTGCGGTCCAGGTGCAGTCCTCCGGCAAGGAGGAAATCCTGGGCAGGAACGTGCTCGTCGCGATCTTCCGGGAGCCGGACTGCCACGCGGCCTACTTCCTCGAGGAACAGGGGATCACGCGGCTCGACGTGATTTCCTACATTTCCCACGGCATCTCGAAGATCCCGACGGAAGAACCGGCCACGGGCGGCGTCGAGGAGGACGAGGAAGTCGAGAGTGGCGAGCGGCGAGCGCGGCTGCGCGACCCGCTCGCGGTCTTCACGACGGACCTTACGGCGCGCGCCGCGGAAGGAAAGCTCGATCCGCTGATCGGACGGGAGGCCGAGCTCGAGAGGACGATCCGGGTTCTCTGCCGGCGGCAGAAAAACAATCCCGTGTTCGTGGGCGAGCCGGGGGTGGGGAAAACGGCCCTCGCAGAAGGGCTCGCCCTCCGGATCGTGCGCGGGGAGGTGCCCGAGAAGCTCAAGGACGCGCGGATCTACGCCCTCGACATGGGAGCGCTCCTCGCCGGGACCCGCTTCCGGGGCGATTTCGAGGAGCGGCTCAAGGGCGTGATCGCGGCGCTCCGGAACAAGCCGGGGTCGATTCTCTTCATCGACGAAATCCACACCGTCGTCGGCGCCGGGGCGACGAGCGGCGGCTCTCTCGACGCTTCGAACATCCTCAAGCCCGCGCTCGCTTCCGGCGAGATCCGCTGCATCGGGGCCACCACGTACAACGACTACAAGAGCTACTTCGAGAGAGACCGGGCGCTCGCGCGGCGGTTCCAGAAGATCGAGGTCCTCGAACCGAGCGTCGAGGACACGGTGGAAATCCTGAAGGGTCTCAAGTCGCGGTACGAGCAGCACCACGGCGTGACGTACTCCCGCGAGGCGGTGCGGGCCGCCGCGGAGCTCGCCGCGCGTTACGTGAACGACCGCTTCCTGCCGGACAAGGCCATCGACGTCCTCGACGAGGCGGGAGCCATCGCGCAGATGCAGACGGGAGCGCAGAAGCGGAAAACCGTCCGCGTCCGGGACATCGAGCACGTCGTGGCCGCGATGGCCCGCATCCCACCGCGGAGCGTCTCGGTGAGCGACCGGGAGCGGCTCCAGACGCTCGAGCGCGACCTCAAGCTCACCGTGTTCGGCCAGGACCCGGCGATCGAGACCCTCGCCTCGGCGATCAAGCTCGCCCGCGCGGGACTCGGCCAGCCCACGAAACCGGTCGGGTGTTTTCTCTTCGCGGGCCCCACGGGGGTCGGGAAGACGGAACTGGCCAAGCAGCTCGCTTCGGCTCTCGGGATCGAGTTCCTCCGCTTCGACATGAGCGAGTACATGGAGGCACACACGGTCTCCCGGCTCATCGGTGCGCCGCCGGGTTACGTCGGCTTCGACCAGGGGGGGCTCCTGACGGACGCGATCCGGAAGTCCCCGCACGCCGTGCTGCTGCTCGACGAGATCGAGAAGGCGCACCCGAACCTGTTCAACATCCTCCTCCAGGTGATGGACCACGCCACGCTCACCGACAACAACGGGCGGAAGGCGGATTTCCGGAACGTGATTCTCATCATGACGACGAACGCCGGGGCCCAGGAAATGGCGTCGCACGCGATCGGCTTCGGCGAGCGGTCCACCGCCGACCGGGCCGGCAAGGCCATCGAGCGGCTCTTCAGTCCCGAGTTCCGCAACCGGCTCGACGCCATCATCCATTTCTCGCCGCTTTCCATGGAAGTCATCGAGCGGGTCGTCGACAAGTTCATCATGGAGCTCGACACGCAACTCAACGAACGGAAGGTCTTCCTGCAGATCACCCCTGCGGCCCGGCGGTACCTTGCGGAGAAGGGTTACGACCCTACGTTCGGCGCGAGGCCCATGGCGCGCCTCATCCAGACCGAAGTGAAACGGGTGCTCGCCGACGAGATCCTTTTCGGGCGCTTGCAGTCCGGAGGTCGCGTCGAGATCGACGCGCGGGACGGAAAGCTCGTCTTCCAGTACGCGCCCCTCGATGCCCGCGAAGAGCCGTCGCGGGCCGACCGGCAAGAAGCGACTTCCTGA
- the clpS gene encoding ATP-dependent Clp protease adapter protein ClpS, with amino-acid sequence MGERRVHDTSDAVVTERKTATERRLKRPRMYKVLLHNDDYTTMEFVVWILKTVFHHREEDAVRIMLHVHHHGVGVAGTYTYEIAETRVAQVHALARQHEFPLRCSMEEA; translated from the coding sequence ATGGGCGAGCGGAGGGTTCACGACACGTCCGACGCCGTCGTGACCGAGAGAAAGACGGCGACCGAGCGCCGTCTCAAGCGGCCTCGGATGTACAAGGTCCTTCTCCACAACGACGATTACACGACGATGGAATTCGTCGTGTGGATCCTGAAAACCGTCTTCCACCACCGCGAGGAAGACGCCGTCCGGATCATGCTGCACGTCCACCACCACGGGGTCGGCGTCGCGGGCACCTACACGTACGAGATCGCCGAAACGCGCGTGGCGCAGGTGCACGCTCTCGCGCGGCAGCACGAGTTCCCGTTGCGGTGCAGCATGGAAGAAGCCTGA